A genomic stretch from bacterium includes:
- the lpdA gene encoding dihydrolipoyl dehydrogenase produces MAEAEQGFNLVVLGGGPGGYVAAIRAAQLGLKTCVIDEQPLGGVCVNWGCIPSKALLRTAELYRDMRELAPQLGIEADVRGFDWAKVVQRSRDVSHKNSSGVEYLVKKLGIARLDGRFRIADNREIEVVDKNDPTKLVARVRGEHVIIATGSKNRNIPGVTVDGRRVITYREAMNLPAQPARLVIIGAGAIGIEFAYFYAVMGTKVTVIEMLPRILPIEDHETGTFLSRYLKRLGIDVHVSTPVESVALSGDEVKVTAKSESGSKEFSADACLVAVGFTANLDDWGFEKTGVAVERGFIKTDEFYRTNIPGYYAIGDVIGPPQLAHVASHEGIICVEAIAGEKPKPLDYSNVPSCTYCQPQVGSVGLTEQACQEKGIAVKIGKFPFTASGKANAVGHTDGFVKLIFDDQDDRLLGAHIVGSEATEMIAELAIARALGAKASDIYETIHAHPTLSEAVMEAAAAASGHAIHYLGRA; encoded by the coding sequence GCGGAACAAGGCTTTAATCTGGTTGTTCTCGGTGGCGGTCCCGGCGGGTACGTCGCGGCAATTCGCGCGGCGCAGCTCGGTCTCAAAACGTGCGTGATTGACGAACAACCGCTGGGCGGCGTCTGCGTCAACTGGGGCTGCATTCCGTCCAAGGCGCTTCTGAGGACGGCTGAACTTTATCGCGATATGCGCGAGCTGGCTCCCCAGCTCGGCATCGAAGCCGACGTGCGCGGATTCGATTGGGCGAAGGTGGTTCAAAGATCGCGCGACGTTTCCCACAAGAATTCTTCCGGTGTTGAGTATCTCGTCAAGAAGCTGGGAATCGCCCGGCTGGACGGTCGTTTCCGGATTGCCGATAATCGCGAAATCGAGGTTGTGGATAAGAACGATCCCACGAAGCTTGTGGCACGCGTCCGGGGCGAGCACGTGATTATCGCCACCGGCAGCAAGAATCGCAACATCCCGGGCGTGACCGTAGATGGCCGACGCGTCATCACCTATCGCGAGGCGATGAACCTTCCCGCGCAACCCGCGCGGCTGGTGATTATCGGCGCGGGAGCCATCGGCATCGAGTTCGCCTATTTCTACGCGGTGATGGGAACCAAAGTCACCGTTATCGAGATGCTGCCACGCATTCTTCCGATTGAGGATCACGAAACCGGCACGTTTCTCTCGCGCTATCTGAAACGGCTCGGAATTGACGTGCATGTGTCCACGCCGGTCGAGTCAGTCGCGCTTTCCGGTGATGAAGTGAAAGTGACGGCCAAATCAGAGAGTGGATCGAAAGAGTTTTCCGCCGACGCCTGCCTCGTCGCGGTCGGTTTCACCGCCAATTTGGACGATTGGGGATTCGAGAAAACCGGCGTGGCAGTAGAGCGCGGATTCATTAAAACCGACGAGTTCTATCGCACGAATATTCCCGGCTACTATGCCATCGGGGACGTGATCGGCCCGCCGCAACTGGCGCATGTAGCTTCCCATGAGGGCATCATCTGTGTGGAAGCAATCGCTGGAGAGAAACCGAAACCTCTCGACTACTCGAACGTACCGTCGTGCACCTACTGCCAGCCACAGGTCGGCAGCGTGGGACTGACCGAACAGGCTTGTCAGGAAAAGGGCATCGCCGTGAAGATCGGCAAGTTCCCGTTCACGGCTTCCGGCAAAGCCAATGCGGTGGGACACACCGACGGCTTCGTGAAGCTCATCTTCGACGACCAAGACGACCGCCTGCTCGGCGCGCACATCGTCGGCAGCGAGGCGACCGAAATGATTGCCGAGCTTGCCATCGCCCGCGCACTGGGAGCGAAGGCTTCCGATATCTACGAAACGATTCACGCTCATCCGACCTTAAGTGAAGCGGTGATGGAGGCGGCCGCCGCCGCAAGTGGCCACGCGATTCACTATCTCGGTCGGGCTTGA